Genomic window (Oncorhynchus masou masou isolate Uvic2021 chromosome 9, UVic_Omas_1.1, whole genome shotgun sequence):
GAAATGTGTTAGCATAAATCCCAATAGACTTCAGATGTACAACTGACAAAGCCGGACTATGAAACAACAAACAAGTAATTGGATCAATCTGTGTGTACTCTTCTGCACAGtgaaataacaaaaaataaagaaataactgAATCAAGGTCAGTCATTATCTTTCTCAGTGTCCAGTTCTTACCTTTGTGTTCTAGAAACCTACATGTATTTAGATTTACATCTCGAAAGAATCAGTCTCTACAACCTGACCCAACCTACCAGAGATCCCCTGTAGCAAGAATCAGTCTCTACAACCTGACCCAACCTACCAGAGATCCCCTGTAGCAAGAATCAGTCTCTACAACCTGACCCAACCTACCAGAGATCCCCTGTAGCAAGAATCAGTCTCTACAACCTGACCCAACCTACCAGAGAGATCTCCTGTAGCAGCAGAGGCCCCAAAGTAGTACCCTGTGGGGAGGCGGACACCCCCGATGTCAATGCACTCTTTCCATTCATTCTTATCATCAATGTCAATCATCACCTGTAGAGATCAGAATGGTGCCATTATTTGAATAGAACTGCAACATGTCGAACACATAACAGGTAGTCCATAACATTGAAATTCACCAATTTCATAACACAAGAATCCAGTTTCCCAGACAAAGACTAAACATAGTCCTGGACCAAAGAGAATTCTCCAAGGAGCCATCTCCATTAAGCATGCCTTTCAATACAGGACGAGGTTCAGCCTCATCTATGTTTAGGAAACCGATCCAAGATGTCTGAACGAGAGTAATTTATATAATAAAAAAGAAAAAAGGGATTCCTACCGTGAGTCTACCCTTGGAGTAACGGATGGCCAGATAGGTGTCATGGTCTTTGTTCCTGATCTCAGAAGAGCAGCCTCCCAGTTCAGAGTTACGTCCATCATTCCCATGGTCATAGGGCAGAGAACCATTATTCACAATGGCATAGATGTAAGGGAAGGAACGCTAGTATGGGGAAACAAGGGATGTAAGGACAGAAAACTGGAAAAATGTTCGTTATATAGACATCGTCAATCAATTATTTGATCcgaatcctgactcagttaccaCACACACGTTCATTGTGTTACAAAAAAAAGTCCTTCTCAGAaagcaaaataaaaaataaataaattcacgACAAAATAAAGAAACTCAAAAGAAAATACTTCACATTAAAATCCATGCATCACAATGACATGAAACGCAGGACAATAATGATAAATGTAGCTGCATCAACTCACGTCAGCTGCCTCATCGTTATGGTACGTGTCTATAAAAAGGGCGAGGCCGTGGAACTTAGCATTGCTGCCAAACACAGACCCTGCAAAGGGAAGAATCACGTCAAGTCAACCAGCCAAATCGTTGCACTTACATCCATCCCATGGAGATCATTGCGGAAGGTATCCACAAATAAAGCCAGGCCAACAAAATGATCTTGGTTTCCAAAGACTGGGCCTGAATGGAAGGCAAAGAGGCGAGATATGATGAGCACATGACTGAGACATGAAGTGCTTACGGCAAATGCAACCCCGTGCTACCACATCACATTGTCTACTAATTTGATTGCCAAAGCTTTGTAATGGAATGAGGAAGTGGTTGATGACAAAGATGTTATTTTGGCAAGATGATACCTTACCTGGATGAAGTCTCTCCTTCGTGTACCAGATGGCGATGCCGTCACCATGGAGACTCTTCTTCCCCGACCCGTGGATCTTGTACTGCACGTGCATCTCCCAGTCTTTCAGATAAACAGGCTGCACAGTGAAAGCAAAATGACATTGGATCATCAATTCAACCATCAATTGGACCTATTCAGTTCAAAATGTAGATATTCTCCAATCAAACTACAATGGATTTGGGAGTGGTCtattgtttgtgtgtctgtctgtaatgcCTAACAGAATACATTTCATAGAAGCTAGTTCCTTACTCACCACTGTGTTCCATATGGATCCCTGTCTACTTCTCTCATCAGGTGTCAGGCGCACATAGGAGCTGGTGACTAGCGTGCTCCCCCAGAAGTCCCACTGACTGGATGGGCTGCTTCCAACACCTGTACAACATGTCAACATGTTGATGAAGAGTCAAGCAGCATTTCAGGGACACATGAGAGAAGAACGTGAATAATTCCGTTGTGCATCAATGACTCATTGCCACCCCTAGGCCAGCTCTCAAGAACTCAAGGGGGGCAATGGAATTGTAGTCATGAATAAGAATAACACTTAGCCCAGCTGACTAAAAATAGTTGAGTCGGCTACCGCAAGCCTAGCCAAAGCTGTACTTTTAAGGAGCCTGTCGTTGCTCCTCAAAGTCCAAGGACCGTATGTTATCTTCAGAGGTAGACCGACTCTGGcagccaaatactccatctaaaTGTGAATCGATTCTCAATAGCAAtacggttctagaaacataaaggccctttactttcatatcacatcaaaataatgCAAAATATCCACACTGTTTTAACCTGCTTAATCACAGTTTTTCGACGAAAGCAAAACggtgctattatctgaggatagcactaTAGTAAACAAACACTGacaagcatatttcaaccctccaggcgcgacacaaaacgcagaaataaagatataattcatgccttacctatGACGAGCTTCTTTTATTGGCACTccaatgtcccataaacatcacaagtggtccttttgttcgattaattctgtcgatatatatatccaaaatgtcaatttatttggagcgtttgatccagaaaaacacaggttccaacttgcgcaacgtgactacaaaatatctcaaaagttaactgtaaactttgccaaaacattttaaaatcgtaaataatcaataaaattgaagacgggatgatctgtgttcaatacaggaggaaaacaaactgtagctagctttcagGTCACGCGCCTATAACAAAAGAGTCCTCTTCACtctaaccttgttctgaacagtgttacttcttcattacacaaaggaaaaacctcaaccaatttctaaagactgttgacatccaggaagcggtaggaactgcaagaaggtcccttagaaatctggatttccaacgaaaacccattgaaaagagagtgacctcaaaaacaaAAATCGAAATGGTTTGTCTTTGgtgtttcgcctgccaaataagttctgttatactcagacatgattcaaacaattttagaaacttcagagtgtttctaaccaatactactaatatgcatatattagcatctgggacagagtagcaggcagtttactctgggcaccttattcatccaagcaatgcaatactgcccccctgtcaccaagaagttaaagtggctagtgatacattctttacatcaatttttccattattaaagtggctggagttgagtcagtatgttggcagcagccactcaatgttagtggtggctgtttaacagtctgatggccttgagatagaagctgtttttcagtctctcggttcctgctttgatgcacctgtactgaccttgccttctggatgatagcggggtgaacaggcagtggctcggtggttgttgtccttgatgatctttatggctttcctgtgacatcaggtggtgtaggtgtcctggagggcaggtagtttgcccccggtgatgcattgtgcagacctcactaccctctggagcgtcttacggttgtgggcggagcagttgccataccaggcggtgatacagcccgacaggatgctcttgattgtgcatctgtagaagtttgtgagtgcttttggtgacaagccgaattgaggcgctgctgcaccttctacaccacgctgtctgtgtgggtggaccaattcagttggtacgtgatgtgtacgccgaggaacttgcctttactaccctctccactactgtcccgtcgatgtggataggggggtgctccctctgctgtttcctgaagtccatctccttagttttgttgacattgagtgtgaggttattttcctgacaccacactccaagggccctgaactcctccctgtaggcagtctcgtcgttattggtaatcaagcctaccactctagtgtcgtccgcaaacttgataattgagttggaggcgagcatggtcacgcagtcgtgggtgaacagggagaacaggagagggctcagaacgcaccagtgttgaggatcagcggggtggagatgttgttacctaccctcaccacctgggagcggcccgtcaggaagtttattacccagttgcacagggcggggttgagacccagggtcttgagcttgatgatgagttgagggtactgtggtgttaaatgctgagctgtagttgatgaacaacattctcacataggtattcctcctgtccagatgggttaggtcaGTGTGGTTGCgactgcgtcatctgtggacctattggggtggtaagcaaattggagtgggtctagggtgtcaggcagggtggaggtgatatggtccttgactagtttctcaaatcacttcatgatgacggaagtgagtgctatggggcggtagtcatttagctcagttaccttagctttcttgggaacagaaacaatggtggccctcttgaagcatgtgggaacagcaggctAGGACaatgattgattgaatatgtccgtaaacacaccagccagctggtctgcgcatgctctgaggacgcggctggggatgccgcctgggcctgcagccttgaaGGTTAACATgttaaaatgttttactcacgtcggctgcagtgaaggagagactacAGGTTTGggtagcgggctgtgtcagtggcgctgtattgtcctcaaagcgagcaaagaagttgtttagtctgtctgggagcaagacatcctggtccgcgacggagctggttttctttttgtaatccgtgattgactgtagaccctgccacatgccttgtgtctgagccattgaattgagactctactttgtctctaagccgacgcttagcttgtttgattgcctggcgcagggaatagctacactgtttctattcggtcatgtttccggtcaccttgccctggttaaaagcagtggttcgcgctttcagtttcacgcgactgctgccatcaatccagggtttctggtttgggaatgttttaaatagttgctgtgggtacgacatcgccgatgcacttgctaataaactcgctcaccgaatcagcatattcgtcaatgttgttgtttgacgcaatgcggaacatatcccaatccatgtgatcgaagcaatcgTGAAGCGTGgcatcagattggtcggaccagcgttgaacagacctgagcgcgggcgcttcctgttttagtctctgtctataggcagggagcaacaaaatggagccgtggtcagcttttccgaaaggagggcgggggagggccttatatgcgtcacggaagttagaataacaatgatccagagttaccagccctggttg
Coding sequences:
- the LOC135545488 gene encoding vesicular integral-membrane protein VIP36-like isoform X2: MVSFIGRVSKMRGFCTFISRPLLFLLLHFTLVQCDITDGNAEHLKREHSLMKPYQGVGSSPSSQWDFWGSTLVTSSYVRLTPDERSRQGSIWNTVPVYLKDWEMHVQYKIHGSGKKSLHGDGIAIWYTKERLHPGSVFGSNAKFHGLALFIDTYHNDEAADRSFPYIYAIVNNGSLPYDHGNDGRNSELGGCSSEIRNKDHDTYLAIRYSKGRLTVMIDIDDKNEWKECIDIGGVRLPTGYYFGASAATGDLSDNHDIISMKMYQLMVEHTPDEDSLDWTKIEPSVSLLKSPKDNIDDPTGNFRSTPLTGWKVFLLLLCALLGIVVCGVVGAVVFQKRQERNRRFY
- the LOC135545488 gene encoding vesicular integral-membrane protein VIP36-like isoform X1, with translation MVSFIGRVSKMRGFCTFISRPLLFLLLHFTLVQCDITDGNAEHLKREHSLMKPYQGVGSSPSSQWDFWGSTLVTSSYVRLTPDERSRQGSIWNTVPVYLKDWEMHVQYKIHGSGKKSLHGDGIAIWYTKERLHPGPVFGNQDHFVGLALFVDTFRNDLHGMDRSFPYIYAIVNNGSLPYDHGNDGRNSELGGCSSEIRNKDHDTYLAIRYSKGRLTVMIDIDDKNEWKECIDIGGVRLPTGYYFGASAATGDLSDNHDIISMKMYQLMVEHTPDEDSLDWTKIEPSVSLLKSPKDNIDDPTGNFRSTPLTGWKVFLLLLCALLGIVVCGVVGAVVFQKRQERNRRFY